In the genome of Flavobacteriaceae bacterium YJPT1-3, the window AGCGTTTCAGAACTCAATCATCAAAAGACCTTCTCTGACGAAATTTTAGTCCTGGTGAATGAACATCGGGAGTCTATGGGTTTGAACGCCTTAGAAAAAGACATCCCTGTGGTGAATGAGGCCGTAAAACATTCAGAATACATGATCGAGCAACAAAAAATCAGTCATGATAACTTCTTTGATCGTGCAGATCATTTAAAAGACTTAGGTGCTGCTCGGGTAAGTGAAAATGTCGCCTTTGGGTATAAGACAGCCCGTGAGGTGGTCGATGCCTGGATAGGTAGCGAAGGACATCGCAGAACTTTAGAAGGTGACTATACCCATACCGGCATTGGGGTGCTGGCATCTACTGGAGGTCAAACCTATTTCACCCACATCTTTGTAAAAAAATAAACCACTCCAATCCTATTAATTGCATTGGTCACTGAAGTATGATTTTGTACATTTAATAGGTATAAAATCATATTTCTTTTTATGGCCATCCCTGCTCCTTTTAATCTTCA includes:
- a CDS encoding CAP domain-containing protein, with the protein product MNLITRSLFALAFLCFAVSCSQDKDTVQDSVDLSTSVSELNHQKTFSDEILVLVNEHRESMGLNALEKDIPVVNEAVKHSEYMIEQQKISHDNFFDRADHLKDLGAARVSENVAFGYKTAREVVDAWIGSEGHRRTLEGDYTHTGIGVLASTGGQTYFTHIFVKK